The genome window TCCTGGCCACAGCCGCGGCCCTGGCAGAACTCAGCGAACTCCTCCTGGCCGCGGCCAGCAGAGGGCTGCGCGCCATAACTTTTGGCCTGGGCCTCCTGTTGCCCCTGGGGGCGTATCTGGCCGGCATCAGTGGCCTGGCTGCTGCCACCGCCCTGGTTCTCTTTCTGAATATCGCCATCTTCCTGCTCCATTATCCCAGCAGAGACAACGTTATCCATTTCCTGGGCTCCACCACCTTTGCCCATCTCTACCTCTCTTTCATGCTGGCGCACATTGTTCTCCTGTACCACCTGCCAGAAGGCCGCAGTTGGGTCTTCTTCGTCCTTGCTGTCATCTTTGCCGGGGATACCGGGGCCTACTATATAGGCCACCGCTGGGGGAGACACAAACTGGCGCCCACGCTCAGTCCTGGCAAAACCATGGAGGGAGCTCTGGGCGGCCTGCTGTGCTCCCTGGTGGTGGGCTTCATTGCTGCTGAAACTTTCTTCAGCGCCCTGGAGGTGACCATCTGGCCCATGCTGCTGCTCGCCGGCGTGCTGGCGCTCGTGGGCCAGCTGGGAGATCTTATCGAGTCAATGCTAAAGCGCGTCTGTAGGGTAAAGGACGCCAGCAGACTGCTGCCAGGACATGGCGGCCTGTTGGATCGTCTCGATAGTCTGCTGTTCTCCTTTCCTTTGGCCTACTATGGCAGCCTCCTGCTCAGCCATTTCAGCAGCAGGCTGTGAGCGAACAGCACCTGTCAATAACTGGAGGAGCAGCGTGAAAAAACTGGTGATCCTGGGATCAACAGGCTCCATTGGCTGCAACACCCTCGAGGTGGTTGAACAGTTCCCGGATCGCTTCGCCGTCAGTGGGCTGGCAGCAGGCAGAAACATCGATCTTCTTGCCCGGCAGACAATTCGGCATCAGCCGCAAGCTGTGGCTGTATTCGACCATGAACTGGCTGCCGCACTCCAAGCAAGGCTGCAGGGGGTGGCTGCTCCCGAGGTGCTTGTCGGCGCCGAGGGCTATCAGCAGCTGGCGGCAAGTCCTGAGGCTGACATGGTGGTCTCAGCCATAGTGGGAGCTGCAGGGCTTCTGCCTACCTGGGCTGCCATCCAGGCGGGCAAGCAGGTGGCCCTTGCCAACAAGGAGACCCTGGTGATGGCGGGCAGCTTGATTATGGAGGAAGTCCGCAATCGCCAGGTGCGCTTGCTCCCTGTGGATAGTGAACACAGTGCAATTTTTCAGGCACTGCAGGGCCACCGTCGCCAGGATGTCAAGCGGATCCTTCTCACTGCCTCAGGTGGACCTTTTCTGCACAAGTCCATGGAGGAGCTGGCCAGGGTTACCCCGGAGCAGGCCCTCGCCCATCCCAACTGGAAGATGGGCGCCAAAATTACCATCGATTCAGCTACCTTGATGAACAAAGGCCTCGAGGTCATTGAGGCGAGCTGGCTCTTCGACATGCCGGTGGACAGGATCGTGGTGCACATTCATCCCCAGAGCATAGTCCACTCCATGGTGGAATACGTGGACGGCTCTGTCATCGCCCAACTCGGCATACCAGACATGCGTGCTCCCATTGCCTACGCCCTGGCATATCCCGAGCGGCTCCCTCTGGATCTGCCTCCTCTCGACCTCTTTGCCGTGCACAGTCTCACCTTTCAGCCGCCGGACCTCAGCCGGTTTCCCTGCCTGCAGCTGGCCTTGCAAGCATGCGACATGGGCGGCACCATGCCAGCTGTTCTCAATGCGGCGAACGAGGTGGCGGTTGAGGGCTTCCTGGAGGGCCGCATCCCCTTCATTGGCATTGCCGCATGCTTGCAGAGGGTATTGGACGAGCATCAATCCACAGCAGCGCCAGACATAGAGGCAGTGCTGGCAGCCGACGCCTGGGCCAGAGAAAAAATGGCGGAGATCCTCAAACGCATTTGAATATGGCCAGAGGAATGGTCGCCAGCCTCGTCATTCGGTCGATGGCACAGCGGTCACCCGGAGAAGTACAGAACGGCCTCAATGCTTTCGCGGCCAACAGCGCTCATTGCTGTAAAATCAGAGGCAAGCCACATTGGCAAAACCGGACAAAGTGGTTATATTAGCAAACTGTGTTATAACGTAATGGCAATCGTGGAGAACAAGGAGCAAATATTTTGGAGACTATCTGGCCAGCATTGCGGACGATGGCGGCATTCGTCGCTTCTCTCGGTATACTCATCTTCATACATGAATTTGGCCACTTTCTAGCGGCAAAACTCTTCGGCGTCACAGTTGAACGCTTCTCTCTGGGATTTGGTCCACGTCTGTTCGGCAAACAGCTTGGTGAAACCGACTATCGAATCTCTGCCTTTCCCCTGGGAGGCTACGTCAAGATGTTGGGCGAGTCTGCCGACGAGGAAATCCCACCGCACCTGCGACCCCGCTCCTTTGCCTATCAGAAGCTCAGACGCCGCATGGCCATTGTTGCTGCAGGACCCGGCTCGAATTTCCTGCTCGCCTTTCTTCTCTATACCCTTACTTTTGCATTTTTCGGCCTGGCTCGCACCACAACAGACGTGGGAGAAGTAACCCCCGACTCTCCAGCAGCTCACGCAGGACTCCGTCCTGGAGATACCATCGTGGCCATCAACTCCACCCCGGTTCACGAGTGGGGAGAACTGTCCGAACTCATCCAGAAAAGCGGTACAGAACCTATTCGCATCCGGCTCAAGCGACACAATGAGTTCTTGAGCGTGGTGGTGACGCCCAGACTTACCAAGACCAAAACCATCTTCGGGGAGGAAGTGAGCCGGCCACTCATCGGCATTGTTGCCTCGAGCAAGGTTACCGTCCAGAAGGTGGGCCCCCTGCGCGCAATTGTCTACGGCGCCGACCAGACCTGGCAGGTTACCAGGCTCACCTTCGTGGTCATAGGCAAGCTCATCAAGGGTGCTATCTCGCCCAGGACACTTGCAGGCCCCATCGGCATCGCCCAGATGTCGGGCAAGGTGGCTGAGGCCGGCCCCGTGGCCTTCTTGTCATTTCTTTCCCTGCTCAGCATCAACCTGGCAATTTTGAACTTGCTGCCTATACCGGTGCTCGATGGCGGGCATCTCCTGTTCTTCACCATTGAAGGTGTTATGGGCAAACCCCTGAGCATGAAAAAGCGGGAAGTGGCTCAGCAAGTTGGTCTCTTTTTGTTGATCGCCCTGATGGTGTTTGTGTTCTACAACGACATCTACCGGCTGGTCTATCCAGGCAAAGCCCTCCCCTAGTTTGCAGAGTTTTATCCCAGGCAGTTGCATGCCTCATTGTGCTGACATGAAAATCCTCGCAGTAGAAACATCTACGCCAGTTGGCAGCGTTGCTCTCATGGAAGCAGGGCAGCTCAGGGCCGAATACCTGGTCAATATCAGCAGGACCCATAATCAGCGTTTGCTGCCGGCTATTGATGGCATCCTGGCCCAGTGCGGTTGGCTGCTCAGCGACCTGGATGCTTTTGCCGTTGGTCTGGGACCTGGCAGTTTTACTGGTTTGCGCATCGGTCTGAGCACCATCAAGGGCTTGGCCTGGGCCACTGGCAAAGCCATGGTTGGCATCCCCACCCTGGATGCCCTGGCAGCCAATACCACACCCTCCACCTTGCCGGTTTGCCCTGTATTGGATGCCCGCAAGGGCGAAATCTATACAGCTCTCTACCGTTGGCAGGACCTCAGCCGCCTGGAGAAACAGAGCGACTACCTGGTGCTGCAGCCAGCAGAAATTGCTCAACTGGTCAGCGAGCCCACAGTTGTCCTGGGAGACGGTCTGTGCCGCTTTGCAGAGGTGCTGACTGCAGTCCTGGGGGAAAAATTGCTGCGGGCGCCCCAGCATCTCGACCATATCCGCGCCAGCGCCATTGCCTGGCTGGCAGCAGAACGTTTGCAGCGCGGCGACAGCGATGATGTGGCCGACTGCACGCCGCTCTATATTCGCGCCTCAGAGGCTGAACTGCTGCAGCGCTCGTCCCGAGCCAGCTGACTCAAGCGGGTTCACAGCGGAGGGCCACTTTCGGAAAGGCGTCCCTGCAGCCTGGTAAAGTACTGTCAAAGGGGCAGTTGACAAAAATGTCATGATTGCATAAAAGTAGAGGTTATTCTTAGAGTGACTATGAAGACATCTGGAGATATACCATTAGAATTGCCCAGTCCGAGGTGAAGCATGGAAAAATGGGACGAGGAATTGATAGCCCAACTTCTCCCCCAGAATGAAGAATTGCGCAAATACGTGGAGCAGCACCACAGGTATGAAGAGCAGCTGGAGGAGTTCAACAGTCGTCCCTACCTGACCACAGCCGAGGCCCTGGAAAAGAAGAGGCTGCAGAAGCTGAAATTGGCGGGTCGGGACAAAATAGAAGCCATTTTGGCCAAGTTCAGACAGGACGGTGAACCATGAAACTTACAGGTGCCCAGATTTTTTTCGAATGCCTCAAGGCAGAAGGCGTGGATACCATCTTCGGTTTTCCAGGCGGGGCAGTTATCGATATCTACGATGAAATGCCAAAGCACGACATACGCCATGTGCTCGTCCGGCACGAGCAGGGTGCAGCTCATATGGCCGACGGCTATGCCCGGGCTACGGGCAGAGTGGGAGTCTGTCTGGTAACTTCGGGGCCCGGCGCCACCAACACGGTGACTGGCATTGCTACCGCTTACATGGACTCCATTCCCATCGTGATCTTTACTGGCCAGGTACCCACAAGTCTCATCGGCAACGATGCCTTTCAGGAAGTTGACATCATCGGCATCAGCCGCCCCTGTACCAAGCACAACTACCTGGTAAAGGACATTGCCGATCTGGCGCGGATTATCCGGGAAGCCTTCTATCTGGCTCGCTCAGGTCGGCCAGGGCCTGTGTTGGTAGATCTCCCCAAAGATGTGATCAATGCCAAGACTGAATTCAAGTATCCTAAAAAGGTTTCTCTGCCTGGCTACCGGCCTACCTATGAAGCCCATCTGGGCCAAATCAAGCGCGCCTACGCAGCTATTGCCAAGGCCAAGAAGCCTGTTATTTACGCCGGCGGCGGCGTCATAGCCTCCAGTTGCGCCAGAGAATTGAAGCGCTTGGCGGAAACCCTCCGCTGTCCGGTAACCACCACCCTCATGGGGCTCGGAGGCTTTCCAGCGCCCCATGATTTGTGGCTGGGGATGCTGGGCATGCACGGCACCTTCAGGGCCAACATGGCGGTGGCCAATACAGATCTGCTCATAGCCATCGGCGCCCGTTTCGACGACAGGGTCACAGGCAAGCTCGACGAATTCGCCCCCAGAGCCAAGATCATCCACATTGACATAGACCCCACCTCCATCAGCAAGAATGTGCGGGTCGACATCCCAATAGTCGGCGACTGCAAGGACGCCCTCAGAAAACTCCTGCATGTGCTCGATGAAAACCGCCTCGAGGGCCTTGATGCCACAAGGAAGCCCTGGTTGGAGCAGATCCAGAAGTGGAAGGAAACCTATCCCCTCGCCTATGAACAGAGTGACCATGAAATCAAGCCGCAATACGTGGTGGAAAAACTCTATGAACTCTCGGAAGGCAAAGCCATTATTACCACTGAAGTCGGCCAGAACCAGATGTGGGCTGCCCAGTACTACCACTTTTCTGAACCGAGAACCCTGCTCACCTCTGGCGGCCTCGGCACTATGGGCTACGGCTTCCCCGCAGCCATTGGCGCCCAGATTGCCTTCCCCGATCGGCTGGTCATAGACATCGCCGGCGACGGCAGCATCCAGATGTGCATTCAGGAGTTGATCACCGCAGTGGAGAACAACCTGCCGGTAAAAGTTGCCATACTCAACAATCAGTACCTGGGTATGGTGCGCCAGTGGCAGGAACTCTTCTACAACAAGCATTACTGCGGCACCTGCATCAAGGCGGCACCGGACTTTGTCAAGTTGGCTGAGGCCTATGGAGCCCTAGGATTGCGGGCAACCAAGCCGTCTGAGGTAGAAGCGGTCATCCGGGAGGCTTTTGCTACCCCGAAGACAGTGTTCATGGATTTTGTGGTAAATCCTGAAGAGGGCGTCTATCCAATGGTACCGGCAGGCAAGGCCATGACCGAGATGCTTCTCGTTTAGGCAACCCTGGCTGCGCGAAAATCTCCATGGCTGCCCCGCTGTTTGTCTGATGCTCGATCCATTGTTGCCAGGCATTGACAGGCCCATCCACAGGCAGCAGGTTCACGGAGTGGCTTTCAGAGAACTGGCGGCAGCCTCTGATGGAGCACGCATTTCAGTTTCTGGTCGACAAGGAGAATATCAGTGAAGCACATCCTAGGTGTCCTGGTGGAAAATCAGCCCGGTGTTCTCTCCCGGGTGGCTGGACTTTTCAGCGGCAGGGGCTTCAATATCGAAAGCCTGACTGTGGCGGAAACCCTCGATCCGAAGATCTCTCGAATTACTCTGGTGACGCGCGGCAATGAGCAGATCATGGAACAGATCATCAAGCAGCTCAACAAGCTCATCAATGTCATCAAGGTTATCGATTTTTGCGACATCGACTTTGTCGAACGTGAAATGGCTCTCATCAAGGTGAAGGCAGAAGCGAGCACCCGTGCTGAAGTACTGAGAATAGTCGATATCTTCCGCGGCAAAGTTGTCGATGTGAGCCCCCACACCTACAGCGTAGAGGTGACTGGCGACGAGAAAAAAATCGAAGCCATTCTGGATCTCCTGGGTCATTTAGGCATTGTCGAAGTGGTCCGCACCGGTAAGGCGGCTATTGCCAGAAGCAAGAAGCATTAGGCAAGGTCTGCATTGGCCGTACTGACACACACCCTGTCAAACCCCACTTCATATTCGAGATGTAGCCCTTGGCGGCAGTGAGGCTTCGCAGGCTCATGTGGTCGGTTCTGGCATGTGCACAACAGACTGAATCACAATCCATGGGAGGTTCCAATGCAAATTTACTACGATGCAGATGCTGATTTGAATGTACTCGAAGGTAAGAAGATAGCTATTATTGGCTACGGCAGCCAGGGTCATGCCCAGGCCCAGAATCTGAGAGACAGCGGCCTGGACGTTATCGTTGCCGAACTGGAGGAGAGCCCCAACTACCAGCTGGCCAAAGAACATGGCTTTGAACCCACCTCTGCCAGAGAGGCTTCAAAGGTTGCCGACGTGGTTCAGATCCTGGCGCAGGATGACGTGCAAGCCAAACTGTACCGGGAGGATGTGGCAGAGAACATGACCGAGGGCAAGACTCTGGTCTTCTCTCACGGATTCAATATCCACTACGGCCAGATCCGCCCGGCACCCTATCTGGACGTGGTCATGATAGCACCGAAAGGACCAGGGCACCTGGTGCGAAGTGAATATCAAAAGGGGGCGGGAGTACCATCCCTGGTGGCCATCCACCAGGATGCCAGCGGCCAGGCACTGGCCACGGCCCTGGCCTACGCCAGAGGCCTGGGTGCCACTCGGGCGGGCGTGATTGCCACTACTTTCAAGGAAGAGACCGAAACAGATCTCTTCGGGGAACAATCAGTGCTCTGTGGCGGCGTCAGCGAACTGGTCAAGGCTGGCTTCGACACCCTGGTGGAAGCAGGCTATCAGCCGGAGATTGCCTATTTCGAGTGTCTCCATGAGCTGAAGCTGATAGTTGATCTTTTTTACCAGGGCGGCATTTCCTATATGCGCTATTCGGTGAGCGACACCGCAGAGTATGGCGACTACACCAGGGGTAAACGCATTATCACTGAAGAGACTCGGCAGGAAATGAAAAGGATACTCACAGAGGTTCAGAACGGCAAATTCGCCAGGGAATGGATTCTGGAGAATCAGGCTGGCCGGCCAGTGTTCAATGCGCTGCGGCGCATGGAAAAAGAGCATCCCATAGAGGAAGTTGGCAAGAAACTGCGCAGCATGATGCCGTGGCTCAAGTAACCATGAAGTCAGAGAAGCAGAGGAACCGCTTGCAGGCAAAGAGCAGCAATCTGCAGTGGCGGCATGGACTGGGCGTGCCCCTCGTCAGGGTAGGTCTCCCTTATATCATTGCCGCAGCTCTATTGTTCGTGGCGACCCTGGTCATTGGCTGCCCCTTTCTAACCTTTGCCGCTTTCCTGGCCACTGTATTGGTGATAAGATTCTTCCGGGACCCCGAGAGGACTCCGCCAGACATCCCCCATGCCATGGTGGCTCCAGCCGATGGCAGGGTGGTGTTTGCTGGCAGAGTTGAGCAGTGCCGGTTTCTCGATTCGGCAGCGTTGAAAATCAGCATTTTCATGACTGTCTTCGACGTGCATGTAAACCGGATGCCATTCCATGGCCAGGTCACAGGCATCCGCTATCAGAAGGGCAAATTTGTCGCAGCGAACAAAGAGCAAGCATCCAGCCGCAATGAACAGAATGCCGTGATTCAGCGGTTGCCAACCGGAGAAAGCATGGCCGTGGTGCAGGTGGCCGGCCTGGTGGCTCGCCGCATCGACTGCTGGGTGCAGCCGGCCGACAAAGTACAGCGCGGGCAACGGTTCGGCATGATCCGCTTCGGCTCCAGGCTGGACGTCTACCTGCCGGAGCATTGCCGCCTGGCTGTAACCGTCGGCCAGAAAATGAAAGCAGGGGAAAGCATCATATGTTACTACCAAAAGAAAAAAAATCACGCCGAAGCCGCAGAGAGCGGCAGGTAAAGCGAGGCATTTACGTTCTGCCCAATCTTTTTACCACGGCAAATCTGTTCTGCGGCTTCTATGGGATCGTGGCCGCCATCAACCATGACTTCAAGCTTGCGGCCATCGCCATTCTTGTCTCCTGTCTCTTTGACATCCTCGATGGCAAGGTGGCGAGGTACACTGGTTCCAACAGCCGCTTCGGCCTGGAATACGACTCACTGGCGGACCTGGTGGCATTCGGCGTGACACCTGCGGTGCTGGTCTATCTCTGGGCCTTGCAGCCATTCGGCCGCCTTGGCTGGGGAGCCGCCTTCGTTTTCGTGGCCTGCGGCGCCCTCAGATTGGCCCGCTTCAATGTGCAGGCCAATAAGGTTTCCAAGAAGTACTTTGTAGGACTGCCCATACCAGGCGCTGCCTGCATGGTTGCCACCACTGTGCTCCTTTTTTACCGCCTTGGCGGCAGCGGCCCCACCAAGCATTTCTTGCTGCTGGCCATGACCTATTTGCTGGGCTTTCTCATGGTGAGCAGCATTCCATTCAACAGTTTCAAAGAGTTGGACAGCTTTCAACAGATGCCGTTTCGAACCCTGGTTCTGGTGATTCTGCTCCTATCCGTGGTGGCGGCGCAGCCCGCCATCATGTTGTTCACCTTGATGTCGCTCTACCTCATTTCAGGCCCGGCGTCGTATGTCCGCCGACTCTTCAAGGCCCGCAGGCAGTCGCCAGCCACCCGACAGACAGAGAACAACGAAGTCACCCCGGCCAAGCGACCGCAGCAATGAAGCTCAGGGGCAGTCCGAGTGACCCGGCCGCACCCTTTGAGGCGTTCGGCAAAGGATACTGCCTCATCAGGGAGCCTTCCACACCACAGCCATCTTTGCCAGACAGCGAGGAAGCATTCTCATGGCCATGACAATCAGCGAAAAAATACTTGCCGAGCACGCCGGCCGCGACCGGGTGGAGCCGGAGGAGCTGATCGAGGTTCGCATCGACTTCGGCCTCGGCAATGACATTACTGCACCCATTGCCATTCAGCGTTTCCGAGAAGCCGGCGCTGCGAGGGTATTCGATCCGCAGAGAATTGCTCTCATACCGGATCATTTCGTACCGAACAAGGACATCAATTCCGCCATGCAGGCAAAGCAGTTGCGCGAATTTGCTCTCGAGCACAACATCCAGCACTACTTCGAAGTTGGCCGGATGGGCATCGAACACGCTCTGCTGCCGGAGAAAGGCTTGGTGCTGCCCGGGGATGTGGTCATAGGCGCAGACAGTCATACCTGCACCTATGGTGCTCTGGGGGCTTTTGCCACAGGCGTGGGCAGCACCGATCTCGCCGCGGCAATGATTACCGGTCGAATATGGTTCAAGGTGCCGCCTTCCATCAAATTCGTCTACCAGGGGCAGCTCCGTCCCTGGGTCAGCGGCAAGGATCTCATCCTCTGGACTATCGGCCAGATCGGTGCAGACGGAGCCCGCTATCGGGCCATGGAATTTACCGGTCCTGTTATAGCTGCGCTGTCAATGGACCAGCGCTTCACCATGGCCAATATGGCAATCGAAGCAGGGGCGAAAAATGGCATCATCGCCCCAGACGAAACAACCCGCGCCTATGTAGAAACACGGGCTCAGAGGAGCTACCGCTTCTATGAAAGCGATCCCGAGGCCGCATACGAACGGACGATTACCTGCGATGTCAGCCAGATTGAACCCCAGGTGGCTGTACCCCCCTCCCCTGCCAACAGCCAGCCAGTGTCTACTCTAGCTCACACAGCAGTGGATCAGGTAGTAATAGGCTCGTGTACCAACGGACGGCTCGAGGATCTCAGGATCGCTGCCAGAGTGCTGGCCGGCCGCCGGGTAGCGCCCCATGTTCGCTGCCTCATTATCCCTGCTACGCAGGCTGTCTACAGGCAGGCCATGGAAGAGGGGTTGTTCGCCGTCTTTCTGGAGGCCGAGGCAGCCATCAGCACACCCACCTGCGGCCCCTGCCTCGGCGGGCATATGGGAATCCTTGCCTCTGGCGAGCGGGCAGTGGCCACCACCAATCGAAACTTCGTCGGACGCATGGGGCACCCCGAAAGCGAAGTCTATCTGGCATCGCCGGCAGTGGCAGCAGCTTCTGCAGTGCTCGGCAGAATCGGCAGTCCGGAAGAGTTGTGACCACAAGAGACGGAGCCGCTGCCTCAGAAAAGGCCTGGCATGGCCTCAGGACCAGGAACCATTCTCAGGCGCTGGGTTGCCTGGGCGCCACCTCAGCCTGAGGACGACCCGCGGGTGATGGCCAGAGGGGCGCATGCAAAATCTTTCACGGGGAGAGACAGATGAAGCTCACTGGCAAGGCCTGGAAATTTGGAGCTGATATAGACACGGACCTCATTATCCCGGCCCGTTATCTCAACACCTCAGACCCGGGAGAGCTCGCCAAGCACTGCATGGAAGACGCTGATCCTGAATTTGCCGGTAAAGTGTTGCCTGGCGACATTATTGTTGCCGAGAGCAATTTTGGCTGCGGCTCCTCCAGGGAGCATGCCCCCATCGCCATAAAGGCTGCGGGCGTCTCCTGCGTCATTGCCGCGAGTTTTGCCAGGATTTTTTATCGCAATGCCTTCAACATGGGGCTGCCTATTCTGGAATCACCGGCTGCGGCCCGGGAAATAAGGAGCGGCGAGCAGCTGCAGGTGGATCTCAGCAGCGGTCAGATCGTCAATATCAGCCGAGACACTGTATACCAGGCCCAGCCGATTCCACCTTTCATGCAGGAGCTTCTGGACGCGGGCGGCCTCATTCCTTACGTGATGAAGACGTCTGCCAGCCGCAGCTGAGAACCCGGGCGGCTCCCGACGACAGCGGGGATTTTGACGGACATTCTCGCTGCACACGGACTGGCTGAAGCGGTCCCCAGGCACTATGCTCCCATGGTGTGTTGCACAAGGATCATCTTTGGGGAAATTACCCACAGGAGGTTTATATGGCAGCCAGCTATAGAATTGGCGTGATTCCAGGAGACGGCACCGGGCCGGAGGTTGTGGCCGAGGGTCTCAAGGCCCTGGAAGCTGCAGCGCAAAAATACAACTTCAGCTATGAACTGCTCACATATGATGTGGGCGGCGAGCGCTACCTGCGCACTGGCGAGACTCTGCCAGAGTCTGTTCTCAGTGAATTGGCCGAGGTCGATGCCATCTACCTGGGCGCCATCGGCCATCCCGAGGTAAAACCAGGCATATTGGAGCACGGCATCCTGCTCAGACTGCGCTTTGCTTTTGATCAGTATGTCAACCTGAGGCCCGTAGTCCTCTATCCGGGAGTCTGGACCCCCTTGCGCCACAAAGGGCCGGAGGACATTGACTTTGTGGTGGTTCGCGAAAACACCGAAGGTCTCTATGCGGGCTGCGGCGGCTTTTTTAAAAAGGGCACGCCCGACGAAGTGGCCATCCAGGAGTCGGTCAATACCAGAAAGGGTGTGGAGCGCTGTATCCGCTATGCCTTCCAACTCTGTCAGCGTCAGGGCCGCCGCAAGGTTACCATGTGCAACAAGACCAATGTCTTGAATTACTCCGGGGACCTCTGGCAGCGAACCTTCGACGAAGTGGCCCGAGAATACCCTGACATCGAGAGGGACTATGCCCACACCGACGCCATCTGCATGTGGATGGTGAAAAATCCTGAATGGTTCGACGTCATTGTCACTGACAACCTGTTCGGA of Deltaproteobacteria bacterium contains these proteins:
- a CDS encoding phosphatidate cytidylyltransferase codes for the protein MKDRRRDPAHLQRWLTALLLVPVLAGVIALGPGWSVLLLVVLATAAALAELSELLLAAASRGLRAITFGLGLLLPLGAYLAGISGLAAATALVLFLNIAIFLLHYPSRDNVIHFLGSTTFAHLYLSFMLAHIVLLYHLPEGRSWVFFVLAVIFAGDTGAYYIGHRWGRHKLAPTLSPGKTMEGALGGLLCSLVVGFIAAETFFSALEVTIWPMLLLAGVLALVGQLGDLIESMLKRVCRVKDASRLLPGHGGLLDRLDSLLFSFPLAYYGSLLLSHFSSRL
- a CDS encoding 1-deoxy-D-xylulose-5-phosphate reductoisomerase encodes the protein MKKLVILGSTGSIGCNTLEVVEQFPDRFAVSGLAAGRNIDLLARQTIRHQPQAVAVFDHELAAALQARLQGVAAPEVLVGAEGYQQLAASPEADMVVSAIVGAAGLLPTWAAIQAGKQVALANKETLVMAGSLIMEEVRNRQVRLLPVDSEHSAIFQALQGHRRQDVKRILLTASGGPFLHKSMEELARVTPEQALAHPNWKMGAKITIDSATLMNKGLEVIEASWLFDMPVDRIVVHIHPQSIVHSMVEYVDGSVIAQLGIPDMRAPIAYALAYPERLPLDLPPLDLFAVHSLTFQPPDLSRFPCLQLALQACDMGGTMPAVLNAANEVAVEGFLEGRIPFIGIAACLQRVLDEHQSTAAPDIEAVLAADAWAREKMAEILKRI
- the rseP gene encoding RIP metalloprotease RseP; protein product: MRTMAAFVASLGILIFIHEFGHFLAAKLFGVTVERFSLGFGPRLFGKQLGETDYRISAFPLGGYVKMLGESADEEIPPHLRPRSFAYQKLRRRMAIVAAGPGSNFLLAFLLYTLTFAFFGLARTTTDVGEVTPDSPAAHAGLRPGDTIVAINSTPVHEWGELSELIQKSGTEPIRIRLKRHNEFLSVVVTPRLTKTKTIFGEEVSRPLIGIVASSKVTVQKVGPLRAIVYGADQTWQVTRLTFVVIGKLIKGAISPRTLAGPIGIAQMSGKVAEAGPVAFLSFLSLLSINLAILNLLPIPVLDGGHLLFFTIEGVMGKPLSMKKREVAQQVGLFLLIALMVFVFYNDIYRLVYPGKALP
- the tsaB gene encoding tRNA (adenosine(37)-N6)-threonylcarbamoyltransferase complex dimerization subunit type 1 TsaB is translated as MKILAVETSTPVGSVALMEAGQLRAEYLVNISRTHNQRLLPAIDGILAQCGWLLSDLDAFAVGLGPGSFTGLRIGLSTIKGLAWATGKAMVGIPTLDALAANTTPSTLPVCPVLDARKGEIYTALYRWQDLSRLEKQSDYLVLQPAEIAQLVSEPTVVLGDGLCRFAEVLTAVLGEKLLRAPQHLDHIRASAIAWLAAERLQRGDSDDVADCTPLYIRASEAELLQRSSRAS
- a CDS encoding DUF465 domain-containing protein, which encodes MEKWDEELIAQLLPQNEELRKYVEQHHRYEEQLEEFNSRPYLTTAEALEKKRLQKLKLAGRDKIEAILAKFRQDGEP
- the ilvB gene encoding biosynthetic-type acetolactate synthase large subunit, with protein sequence MKLTGAQIFFECLKAEGVDTIFGFPGGAVIDIYDEMPKHDIRHVLVRHEQGAAHMADGYARATGRVGVCLVTSGPGATNTVTGIATAYMDSIPIVIFTGQVPTSLIGNDAFQEVDIIGISRPCTKHNYLVKDIADLARIIREAFYLARSGRPGPVLVDLPKDVINAKTEFKYPKKVSLPGYRPTYEAHLGQIKRAYAAIAKAKKPVIYAGGGVIASSCARELKRLAETLRCPVTTTLMGLGGFPAPHDLWLGMLGMHGTFRANMAVANTDLLIAIGARFDDRVTGKLDEFAPRAKIIHIDIDPTSISKNVRVDIPIVGDCKDALRKLLHVLDENRLEGLDATRKPWLEQIQKWKETYPLAYEQSDHEIKPQYVVEKLYELSEGKAIITTEVGQNQMWAAQYYHFSEPRTLLTSGGLGTMGYGFPAAIGAQIAFPDRLVIDIAGDGSIQMCIQELITAVENNLPVKVAILNNQYLGMVRQWQELFYNKHYCGTCIKAAPDFVKLAEAYGALGLRATKPSEVEAVIREAFATPKTVFMDFVVNPEEGVYPMVPAGKAMTEMLLV
- the ilvN gene encoding acetolactate synthase small subunit is translated as MKHILGVLVENQPGVLSRVAGLFSGRGFNIESLTVAETLDPKISRITLVTRGNEQIMEQIIKQLNKLINVIKVIDFCDIDFVEREMALIKVKAEASTRAEVLRIVDIFRGKVVDVSPHTYSVEVTGDEKKIEAILDLLGHLGIVEVVRTGKAAIARSKKH
- the ilvC gene encoding ketol-acid reductoisomerase, which codes for MQIYYDADADLNVLEGKKIAIIGYGSQGHAQAQNLRDSGLDVIVAELEESPNYQLAKEHGFEPTSAREASKVADVVQILAQDDVQAKLYREDVAENMTEGKTLVFSHGFNIHYGQIRPAPYLDVVMIAPKGPGHLVRSEYQKGAGVPSLVAIHQDASGQALATALAYARGLGATRAGVIATTFKEETETDLFGEQSVLCGGVSELVKAGFDTLVEAGYQPEIAYFECLHELKLIVDLFYQGGISYMRYSVSDTAEYGDYTRGKRIITEETRQEMKRILTEVQNGKFAREWILENQAGRPVFNALRRMEKEHPIEEVGKKLRSMMPWLK
- a CDS encoding phosphatidylserine decarboxylase family protein, translating into MAQVTMKSEKQRNRLQAKSSNLQWRHGLGVPLVRVGLPYIIAAALLFVATLVIGCPFLTFAAFLATVLVIRFFRDPERTPPDIPHAMVAPADGRVVFAGRVEQCRFLDSAALKISIFMTVFDVHVNRMPFHGQVTGIRYQKGKFVAANKEQASSRNEQNAVIQRLPTGESMAVVQVAGLVARRIDCWVQPADKVQRGQRFGMIRFGSRLDVYLPEHCRLAVTVGQKMKAGESIICYYQKKKNHAEAAESGR
- the pssA gene encoding CDP-diacylglycerol--serine O-phosphatidyltransferase encodes the protein MLLPKEKKSRRSRRERQVKRGIYVLPNLFTTANLFCGFYGIVAAINHDFKLAAIAILVSCLFDILDGKVARYTGSNSRFGLEYDSLADLVAFGVTPAVLVYLWALQPFGRLGWGAAFVFVACGALRLARFNVQANKVSKKYFVGLPIPGAACMVATTVLLFYRLGGSGPTKHFLLLAMTYLLGFLMVSSIPFNSFKELDSFQQMPFRTLVLVILLLSVVAAQPAIMLFTLMSLYLISGPASYVRRLFKARRQSPATRQTENNEVTPAKRPQQ